Part of the Bdellovibrio bacteriovorus genome, GGTTACCAAGTCTTTGTCTTAGATTGGATGCTACCGGGAATGAGTGGCGTCGACATTATCGGAAAAATCAAAGCAAAAAATCCGGAAAGTTCTGTCTTGATGGTGACGGCCAAAACCGAGCCTCAAGACGTGGTCGAAGGTCTGGAGAAAGGGGCTGATGATTACATCGCGAAACCTTTTCATCCGTCGGTGTTTATTGCCCGAGTAAAGTCCCTTTTGCGTCGTGCGCAACATAAAAATTCGAAAGCTCCGGACGAATCAGAATACTCCATGGGCGGATTGCGTATGAACTTTAAAACATATGAAATCAGCTTTAAAAATGAACCTCTTCATTTAACCCCTTCGGAATTCAAACTTTTGGGCTCTTTGGTGCAAAACGAGGGTTGCGTTTTGACCCGTGAACAATTGATTGAAAATATCCAAGGTGAGGGGATCAATGTGGTCGGTCGGACGATTGACACGCATGTTTTTGGATTACGCAAGAAGTTAGG contains:
- a CDS encoding response regulator transcription factor, which gives rise to MADNSVHVLVVEDEQEIRELMALHLLRQGYKVTECPSAEEAINELNRDSGYQVFVLDWMLPGMSGVDIIGKIKAKNPESSVLMVTAKTEPQDVVEGLEKGADDYIAKPFHPSVFIARVKSLLRRAQHKNSKAPDESEYSMGGLRMNFKTYEISFKNEPLHLTPSEFKLLGSLVQNEGCVLTREQLIENIQGEGINVVGRTIDTHVFGLRKKLGEWGDRIETIRGVGYRVKVDLA